ACGATCCGGCCGACCGTGCCGAGACAGTGTGGACAGAAGCTCAGGTGAGCCTGGTCCTGACCGACGCGGGAGTGCCGGAGTCGCGCGGACCACAGTGGCCGCGAGTCCGCCCGCAGCCGCAGGACGACGCGTGGATCATTTTCACCTCGGGTTCCACCGGCAAGCCCAAGGGCGTCGCCGTCACGCATCGCGCGGCCGGGGCCTTTGTGGACGCGGAAGCCCGCCTGTTCTGCACCGCGCAGCCGCTCGGCCCGGGCGATCGCGTGCTGGCCGGGCTGAGTGTCGCGTTTGACGCGTCCTGCGAAGAAATGTGGCTGGCGTGGCGGCACGGCGCGTGTCTCGTCCCGGCTCCGCGCTCGCTGGTCCGCGCGGGTGCGGACCTCGGGCCGTGGCTGGTCGAGCGCGGCGTTACGGTCGTGTCGACAGTGCCGACGCTCGCCGCGCTGTGGCCAGTGGACACTCTGGCCAGCGTCCGGCTGCTCATCCTCGGCGGCGAAGCGTGCCCGCCGGAGGTCGTGACGCGCTTCGACGACGGCAAACGGGAAATCTGGAACACTTACGGCCCAACGGAAACCACGGTCGTCGCGTGTGCGCAGCGACTGCGCTCGGGCGAACCGGTGCGGATCGGGCTGCCGCTCGACGGCTGGGAACTCGCGGTCGTCGACCCGGAGGACCCGGCGGGCATCCCGGTGCCGTGGGGCCGCAGCGGCGAGCTGGTGATCGGCGGCGCCGGCCTCGCCCGGTACCTCGACGCGGCGAAGGACGCGCAGAAGTTCGTGCCGCTGCCGGGCCTCGGCTGGAGCCGCGCGTACCGCAGCGGCGACCTGGTGCGCGCGGTGCCGGAAGGGCTGGAGTTCGTCGGCCGCGCGGACGGTCAGGTCAAGATCGGCGGACGGCGCGTCGAACTGGGCGAGATCGACGCCGCGCTGCGTGCGTTGCCCGGGGTCGCCGCGGCCGCGACGGTCGTGCAGCGCACGGACAGCGGCGCGCAGGTGCTGGTCGGCTACGTGGTGCCGGAAGGCGACACCCTCGATCGCACGGCCGCGCGCAGCCTGCTGCGGGACCGGTTGCCCGCGGCTTTGGTGCCCCGGCTCGCGTTGGTGCCGGATCTGCCGGTCCGCGCATCGGGCAAACTCGACCGCGACGCGTTGCCGTGGCCGCTGGAAGAACCGGCCGCCGCGCCGGTGGTGCCGTCCGATCCGCGGCTGGCGTGGTTGCTGCAGGTGTGGAGCGAGCACCTCGGAACCGCGGCCGGTCCGGACGACGACTTCTTCGACCTCGGCGGTTCGAGCGTGACCGCCGCCCGGCTCGTTTCCGTGCTGCGCGAACGGTATCCGAGCGCGGCAGTGTCCGATGTGTACTCCTGCCCGACGCCGCGGGAGCTGTACGAGCGCCTCGACGGAGCGCCGGTCGAAACGGTCGCCGCGGAGGAGCCGCGGGTCGCCCCGGTGCGCGGCAGCGGCTGGTGGCAGGCCGGGGTGCAGCTGGTTTTGCTGGCCCTGTCCGGAACGCGGTGGCTGCTCGCGGTGTCGCTGCTCGGCTCGCTCGCCGCGCTGGTGCTGCCGATGCAGTGGCTGCCGCGGATGTCGTGGTGGATCCTCGTGCCCGCGTGGCTGGTGCTGCTGAGCCCGCCGGGACGGATGCTGCTCGCCGCGGGCGGGGTGCGGATGCTGCGCGGCAAGCTCGCGCCGGGGGAGTACCGCCGCGGCGGTCTTGTCCACCTGCGACTCTGGACGGCGGAACGGTTCGCGGCCGTGGTCGGCGCGCCCGGGGTCGCCGGTACGCCGCTCGCCGCGCCGTATGCCCGGTTGCTCGGCAATCGGGTCGGCCGGGGCGTCGACCTGCACTCGCCGCCGCCGATGAGCGGTCTCGCCGACTTCGGCGACGGATGCGCGATCGAGCCCGAGGCGGACCTGGCCGGATGGTGGCTGGACGGTTCGGTGCTGCGGATCGGCCGCGTCCGAGTCGGCGCCGGCGCCCGGGTCGGCGGCCGCAGCACGCTGCTTCCGGGCACCGACCTCGGCACCGGATCGGTGCTGTTGCCCGGCTCGACGCTCGACACCCGCGTACCGGACGGCGCGGTCTGGGGCGGCTCCCCGGCCGGGCCTTCGGGAGAACGCCCGGCGCGACCGGCCGCGGCGGCACCGCGGGCGAAGCGGTACTCGCTGGCCTTCGCACTGGGCGGGACGGTGCGGTCGCTGTTCCTGTTCGTGTCCGCGATTCCGCTGATCGTGGTCGCGCTGCTCCTGGTCCCGGCGGCGGACGACCCGCGCAGCGCCGCACTGGCGATCCTGCCGTGGACGCCGTTGCTCGTCTTCGCCGGAATCGTGGTGTACGCCTTGACGATCGTCGTGCTCGTGCGGCTGGCCAGCCTGGCCGTGCGACCGGGGGTCCATCCGGTCCTGAGCCGGGCGGGCTGGGCGGCCTGGTTCGTGCACGAACTGCTGGAAATCGCTCGGCGGCAGCTGTTCCCGCTCTACGCGGCGCTGGCGACCCCGGTGTGGATGCGCTTGCTGGGCGCCCGGATCGGCCGCAACGTCGAACTGTCCACTGTGCTCAGTCTGCCGTCGCTGCTTCGGGTGCGGGACGGCGCTTTCCTCGCGGACGACGTCCTCGCCGCACCGTACGAACTCGACCGCGGCTGGGTCCGGCTGGGAATCTCGGAGGTCGGCGAGCGCGCGTTCGTCGGCAACTCCGCGGTCGTCGGCCCGGAGCGGACGCTCGGCTCGGGCTCGCTCGTCGGCGTCCTGTCCGACACCCCCGCGGAAGTTCCCGACGGCACCTCCTGGCTCGGCCGCCCCGCGCTGGAGTTGCGCCGGACCGCCGACTCCGCCGACCCGGCCCGCACTTTCGCGCCCCCGCGCCGGTTGAAGCTGGCCCGCGCGCTGGTCGAATCGTGCCGGATCGCGCCGCTGCTGATCGCGGGCCTGCTCGGGCTCGCCGTGAGCGCGGTGCTGACCGGAGTGGACCTCGCGGACGGCTTCTGGGTCGCCGCCGCGCTCGCGCCCGCGGTGTTCGTGGCGGCCGGTCTCTTCGCCGCGCTGCTCACGACGCTGATGAAATGGACGCTGGTCGGCCGATTCCGGCCGGGGCGGCATCCATTGTGGAGCGCGTTCGTGTGGCGGAACGAGCTGTACGACACTTTCGTCGAAACCCTCGCGGTCCCGTGGTTCGCCGGTTCGTTCCTCGGCACGCCGGTGCTGAACTGGTGGCTGCGGACCCTCGGCGCCCGCATCGGCCGCGGCGTCTGGTGCGAGAGCTACTGGCTGCCGGAAACGGACCTCGTCCACCTCGGCGACGGTGCCGTGGTGAACCGCGGTTGCGTGCTGCAGACCCACCTGTTCCACGACCGAGTCATGCGTCTGGACCCGGTCCGCCTCGGCC
The nucleotide sequence above comes from Amycolatopsis sp. AA4. Encoded proteins:
- a CDS encoding Pls/PosA family non-ribosomal peptide synthetase, with product MTLDADRARTVAPERLAEGAAAVYRAGPAPAVRTLYDIFAETVREHPDALALDDGTERATYREFAAQVEELAGRLRTAGVKPGDRVGIRMTSGTAALYRSILAVLSTGAAYVPVDADDPADRAETVWTEAQVSLVLTDAGVPESRGPQWPRVRPQPQDDAWIIFTSGSTGKPKGVAVTHRAAGAFVDAEARLFCTAQPLGPGDRVLAGLSVAFDASCEEMWLAWRHGACLVPAPRSLVRAGADLGPWLVERGVTVVSTVPTLAALWPVDTLASVRLLILGGEACPPEVVTRFDDGKREIWNTYGPTETTVVACAQRLRSGEPVRIGLPLDGWELAVVDPEDPAGIPVPWGRSGELVIGGAGLARYLDAAKDAQKFVPLPGLGWSRAYRSGDLVRAVPEGLEFVGRADGQVKIGGRRVELGEIDAALRALPGVAAAATVVQRTDSGAQVLVGYVVPEGDTLDRTAARSLLRDRLPAALVPRLALVPDLPVRASGKLDRDALPWPLEEPAAAPVVPSDPRLAWLLQVWSEHLGTAAGPDDDFFDLGGSSVTAARLVSVLRERYPSAAVSDVYSCPTPRELYERLDGAPVETVAAEEPRVAPVRGSGWWQAGVQLVLLALSGTRWLLAVSLLGSLAALVLPMQWLPRMSWWILVPAWLVLLSPPGRMLLAAGGVRMLRGKLAPGEYRRGGLVHLRLWTAERFAAVVGAPGVAGTPLAAPYARLLGNRVGRGVDLHSPPPMSGLADFGDGCAIEPEADLAGWWLDGSVLRIGRVRVGAGARVGGRSTLLPGTDLGTGSVLLPGSTLDTRVPDGAVWGGSPAGPSGERPARPAAAAPRAKRYSLAFALGGTVRSLFLFVSAIPLIVVALLLVPAADDPRSAALAILPWTPLLVFAGIVVYALTIVVLVRLASLAVRPGVHPVLSRAGWAAWFVHELLEIARRQLFPLYAALATPVWMRLLGARIGRNVELSTVLSLPSLLRVRDGAFLADDVLAAPYELDRGWVRLGISEVGERAFVGNSAVVGPERTLGSGSLVGVLSDTPAEVPDGTSWLGRPALELRRTADSADPARTFAPPRRLKLARALVESCRIAPLLIAGLLGLAVSAVLTGVDLADGFWVAAALAPAVFVAAGLFAALLTTLMKWTLVGRFRPGRHPLWSAFVWRNELYDTFVETLAVPWFAGSFLGTPVLNWWLRTLGARIGRGVWCESYWLPETDLVHLGDGAVVNRGCVLQTHLFHDRVMRLDPVRLGPGATLGPRAFQLPGSGVSDGATVGSGSLVMAGETVPPRTRWRGTPVRPWR